Genomic segment of Sarcophilus harrisii chromosome 4, mSarHar1.11, whole genome shotgun sequence:
AAATAAGAACAGAAAGCTAAGTGGGAGCCATTGTGTGGAGGCTTTTTCATGCCCAGTAATATCTTACCTTCCTATTTGAATCAATATGAGAAACCATTGAACCATAGGAAACAATAATACTGAACCTCCTCCTAAGGCTAGGGCCCAGAAAAGGCAATAATAATGTCCCCAGGTCAGTAAACTGGCTTCCTGCCATAGGAATAATTATGAAGCACAGCAAAGGCCACAAGACACTTGGGGAAGAGATATGGTCAGCATATCACAAGTCCTCCATCCTAGGTAACCTTTGATTTCTATTCTAATTTATAAATCTATGTTCCTTTGACATCCTGCCCCCCAAAAGTGACCCCAGATAGAAATACAAACTGCTTTACCTCTGAGATTGCATCTCATTTTAGTGTGTGTATGGTATGTATgtagctgtttgcatgttgtctcctttgttttcaccttctttttaatctctacccttagcatagtgcctggcatgtagtagaatatattttgtttattgattgactagcTGATAAACATATCAAGGAAATATATTCCAGGCTCTCAGACAACACAACTGTGTCTCTCTTGAATTCTGGATCTGACTTTTGCTCTGTGAAAAATTCAGCCCACCTAATGCACCAAGATTGCAGCTATATTAATAATCCACCAACAACTGATGCTATCTCTTCTGCCCCTTAAATGTCTCCTCTAATAACAATGTAGAATAAttgtttaaaatacatttcacCTGACCTCTGTTCAACTTTTCTAATTATAGCATTAATAGCACATTCCCTGGGATGTACCTGCCCTTACTATGAACCTGTCTCTTCTACCCATGGACACAGTCATCTTTTATTAATAGATATAACACTTGGCTGCTCATGCTCCCAGTATTCTCTTCCAAggatttaacttttctttccattaacaCACATGCTCTTTTCAGGTACTTTCCAGAGAGCAATATTTGACCGCTCTATCCTATGTATCTATTCCTTCCATGAACGTGACATATATACAACATCACACCCATTTTCTCCCATAAATATTCCTGGGATATGCTCAGTCTTAATCAtttcaatgaaattttattaagtattcaaAAATGTAGGTCAGTGTACTTATACTGGGGAGGTACAAAACTTGGTATTTATAGTATGTTACCCCCTACATCTACATGAATTTTAACTCCTGTACAATTCAGTGGAGAGTCTTTGAGGTTATTGCCAAAAACTTCATCACTCTTTAGCAAACCTAGATATgagcctttctaaaattagctggGCTGGTCCTCAACTGGCAGACATAAAGTATGTCATTAATCCCATTCTCCAGTTTGGTGGGTCTTCCCAGAACTAAGTAAAAGCACTACTCTCAGGATCTTTGAAGACATCAAGGTCTTGGATGTGAAAAACAGGTTAAGTATTGTTGTATttgcaaaaaagaataaagccaGGAAGGGCTGATTTGGGGATAAAGAGGATGGATTTAGTTTCAGACACAATGAGCTTGAGGTGTCTTCTAGATGGAGATATTTTGTGGGTGATAGGAAATAATCAGATGAAAGTTCAAGAGATCAGAGATAGGGATTTGAGCATAAACtacaaagggaaaagagaaaaggacattaGAGGATCTAAACAAAtaggtataattaaaaaaaggtgTTTCCTTATTCAAATTATTTGCAAGGTACCGGCCTAGGCTCTGAGATTCAAAGATAAATAGAGCACAATTCACTCTTTTAATCATAATCTAGTAGTAGagaagacaaaattgaaaacaataaggacctaaaaaaaagtattaagtgcCATGAATGCTCTTTCTAGGGAAAGAAAGTCAATTTCTGTTaaaggggggggaaggggtaAAATTTCAACTATTCACAGAGGTTCAGCAAGTGGGGCTGGAGGTGAGATCACAGATCACAGAGcaggaagagacctcagaagccatctagcaCAGCATAAAACACAGCATAAAAGCCAAGGGAGACTTTGTCCAGATTTCACAAGTAGTAAGCCctggaggtaggatttgaaccttggtCTTTTGTCACCAGACCAATGAGTATTCTTTCAGTGGGATGTTCTTCTTGAGAAGGCATCATTACTTTGCCCTTTAAGGGCATTTgagacatagaaaaaataatgctAACACAGTCACCAAATGGGGGAAAGTGTTATAAGGACACAAAACACTCAGTTTGGTTGGAGTGAAAAGTAtgtgaaagaggagaggagatgcTTAGGAGGATGTGGAGCTCAGAGTGAGAGTCTGATACCAAATAAAAGAAAGCTTTGCTCAGTGTTGCTGATTAGAGGCAATGGAAAGGTTTTGAGCAGAGAAGCGACGTTGCCAGGAATGAGGAGAAAGATTAGCTTGACCCGAGTGTGAAGAATACAGGAAGGGGAGCAGAGGAGGGAAGGGCGGAGGCCCGCGTTTCTTTGAGGAGGCCCTTGTGATACAGCAGCTGGCAGCGCCAGCCTGGTGGGGGGCTAGGATGGGGGAGATGGCAGAGCCAACAAGGTGCCTTGGatatgagaaagaaaggagggaaagggcctGAGATAATCACCCAAGTCCGGAATGTGGAAGGCAGAGTAACTGTTGTTGcacttgcaaaaaataaaatgaggaggggcggggggggggagggagagggggaatttGGTTTCAAAAAGCGCCCGGCGGAGATGGCATCCAGATGGAGAGAGCGGGGGAGAGCTCGGGAGAGGGGGCCACTGCGGGGAGACTGCCGGGGTCAGGGAGTGCCCACGATCGCCGGGGAGATATCGGGCTCCGGGGGAGGGCATCCCGCGCAGCCGCGGGGAGGCCACTCCGCGAGACGAGGAGCCGGAGCTGCCGCCCAAGCCCGGCAGCGATCGGGGGAAAGGGAAACAGCCTGGGGAATCGCTCCTCTGCCCAGGCCGGGCCCAGGGCAGGAACTTGACAAAGGCGGCTTgaagggcctcagttttctccgtTTAGAGGACTGTTCTCAGCTCTCGGGGGTTTGGCGACTCCGGCCGGCCCCCAGCTTCACGCTCCTGGGGTACACAGTCAGCTCCCCGAGAGTTCCAGGGCTCACCCCTCTCCCGCACCCCAACACATGACGGGCCCCGCCCCGCTCTCTCCCTCATGCTCCGGCCCCGCCCAGCTCGCGGGTTTCTCCCTGTGCCCGGAACCCCTCGCCCGAGTCCGGTTCCGGAAGTGCTGCGCCGGGCCCCGGAAGTCCGTTCAAAGCGATTCCGGTTTCCCTGGGTGACGATGGCGACTAGTTTCGAGTGGCCGTGGCAATACcgcttccctcccttcttcacgTGAGCCTCGCACCCGCTTAGGGACCCCCCCCCGCCTTTTTGAGGGGCTTCTCCCCACTTTCTCCTAAAGCTCTCCCTCCATCCCGCCATCCCTCCGACTCAGCAGCCAGAATTCGGTGCCCCTCCCCGCGGGTGGGGGCGCGAGGGCCCTGCCGGCCCCCCACGCTTTcgtccctcccccactccccttGCCTTTCCATCCCCCGCTCTCTTCCCGGGGCCCCCTCCCTCGCGCCGGGCACGCCTGCCCCGCCCCCGCCGCCGATCCCCCCCACCCGCCTCGGACGCCCGGGCTCTCCCCTCTGTAGGCTGCAGCCCAACGTGGACACCCGGCAGAAGCAGCTGGCGGCCTGGTGCTCTCTGGTCTTGTCCTTTTGCCGCCTGCACCGGCAGTCCAGCATGACGGTAATGGAGGCACAAGAAAGCCCTCTCTTCAACAACAACAAGCTGCAGAGTATCCTCCCCTCAGGAGCCCCGCCCCCTTCCTTTAGGGCCCCggctgacccccccccccccccccccccccccgactttAGACTCAGATATTAGCGCGGAGTTCTTAGCGAGCGAGGGGGGGGAGTCCCCGTCCGTGACACCCCGATGACATGTTGTGAAGGAGACTCGTGCAGCTGCGCTCAGGTTGCGCTTCCCAGGGAATTCCTGCTTGGGAGGGCCCGGTAGTGACGGGCAGGGTGGGGTTCTTCCCGTCCTCCCCAACTGTTTTATGTTGGGGAAGTGGCGGCCCCGGTAATACAGGACAGGCAGGTTCGCAGCCGAGGGTCCCACCATCAGCAAAAAAACTTCTGTCTCAGTCAGCGCGCCACGGCGCTCCGGGTCCGCTGTGCCCGGACCCTGGGTTCTCCGGCTCCTCCATAGAACATCCGGGAAAACAGTTAGGATGACAAAGGCAGCCGCCAAGACATTTATGTTCCTTCTTGTTCTGCATGGCACAACAAGTGTAAATGCTTACACATATACTCAGGGTCTGCCTCAAACTTACAGAATGCCCCTGAATTCCTTTGAGCCGTCGTAGAGACAGAACTGGTGCATGGCACCAGGCTGGATgctggagaaagagagacagaaaatcaCCCTGCCCTTAGGAACTTGGGTTCCATTGCTGAAAATAGCGCGGACATATATAGGTAAATGTTAGACCATGTACAGAgtaactatgagccctcctccaaACTCTGGAGACATCTAACCTGATTCCATTTGGATATTCAAAGCACTGTGTGTGGTGGTTTAGCGGGGAACTGCCTCCTTGTTAGGAATAAAATCACCTCTCGTGTCTTTGTCATTCCCTTAACCCTGAGTCAGGGAAACTCCCCATGGAATCTATCCAGATTGTGTTGGAGGAACTGAGGAAGAAAGGTGGGTCTCACTTCTTACACTCTCCTCCATGATAGTTTTACCTTCAAGTAGATTCTCTtgtgccttccctctttttctttgtctttatcacttttaaactttcttttcctcctcttctgtgGCAGTAGAGGCCAGGGTGACTGACATATTAATAGCTGTTTCCTTGATTCATAGCCTTCCATCCGCCTCTAAAAGTGGAATTTTCCTACCCATCTTTGTTATGCCTGGTGTATTTAAATGGGAAGAAATGAACTGTAGCATATCAGAAGGCTGTAATATTCTTTGATGAAGGCAACAGTGGacttggggaagggggggaggggctgggtgtgGGAAGGAGTTAATCTTTCAGTATCCTGAAAGTAGAACCTCCTCCTATGTTTTCCACCTCATTAACCTCATAGCAACTCCCATGCATGATTGCTTTCTAGGGAACCTGGAGTGGCTGGATAAGAACAAGTCCAGCTTCTTGATCATGTGGCGGAGACCAGAAGAATGGGGGAAACTTATCTACCAGTGGGTGAGACACAGAGCAGTAGTACAGAGAAAGCACCTCATCTTGGGAGTAGAAAGGAATTGGGGTTCAACACTGAGTGTGCACATATACTCCACTATGCAGACCTCCATACCAAACACATTGGGGATGGATTATAGAAGAAAGCTACATCTTGGGCAAGGCTTTCccaatgcctcagtttctctggccaAATAAtgcctccctctctttcccttctcaccaCCAGGAGCCAAGGGATTAGGCAAGGCCATATTTTCAGAGCATAGTGGGAGAAACCACAGGCTGCTTTGTTGACCAGAGACTCTGACCACAGGAGATAAATGAGGAAAGGGCAAAAAAATAACTTGAGTCCTCCTCCTTACACATATACTCATAGGGTCTGCCTCAAACTTACAGAATGCCAGTGAATTTCTTTGAGCCATTGTAGAGACAGGACAGGCTCTCCTGAAACTTCCAGCCACAAACCCCAACCCCCACCAAAAAGGGAAGCATCCTTGGTAGCAATACAACATGTACAAGACATTCAGCTCCCACCTTCATTCCTGAATAGAGACCTCACCAGGACAAGAGGTCCCTCATTAGACACGTGAGACTTTGTGGTTTGAATGCTGTGTGTGGATGTAAATATAGCTTCCCTTAGGGAATGTGGCTATTCAGCCACTCTTCCTTGGAGGCTAAAATCAGCTCTGGCACCTGATTCCTTGATTAGAGGGGTGGGGTCAATGAGTCAATGAGGTGACAACCCCAAAGACTTCATGGGCCTTACTTAATCCTCCTTTCCTGTGTCCACAGGTTTCAAAGAGTGGCCAGAATAACTCTGTATTTACTTTTTATGAACTAACCAATGGAGATGACACAGAGGATGAGGGTAATACCTTTGAGTTCTCCCCCAGTTAGAATTTTACATTTCCTATTATCCATCTCATTCTTGACCTCTGGGCTGTAAATACTATGGAAAAGTGGAGTGAATATCGGGGAGAGGAGACTCAGCAGGGAGGTTATTGGGGAACAGtagataataatgatttttcatcATCTGACTTGTGTCAACTGAAGTGAGTTGGGGGGAATGGACAACCTAGCTGTTTCAGGTATTTGGGCTTTTGTGTAGTCAAGAATTGGGGTTCATTTTGATTTCTGAATTATCTCATCTTTTTTCCTATAAGCCCATTGGAGTTCACCCTTTGCCCCTCCTCTTCCAGATACTGAAATGTCAGGTGGGGTCTTATGCCCAGCTTACCAGGCATTTTGAGTTCAGAAGCCTGTACCAGTCATTAACTAGCAATGACCCTATTCATTTTCCCTCCAGCCTTTTAGAGCATcaggttttgtgtgtgtattaGGGTCCCTTGTACAGCGAGGCTCCCTTACAACTCTGCTTTCCCCACAGAGTTCCATGGGCTGGACGAGGCCACTCTTCTTCGAGCTCTGCAAGCCCTACAGCTGGAGCACAAGGCTGAGATCATCACAGTCAGCGATGGCCGAGGGGTCAAGTTTTTTTAGTGgaccccttccttctcttccccccccttcCTCAGTTCTCTGAAGGAGATAGGCTCTGTTCCCACAGATTGGAGCTTAAACCCAAATGTAACTTAAAGGAATTTTTCAGCTTCCTCCCAATTGTGGGCTGGGAGAACCAtgggagaatttggaaaagataATTCCTCTGTTACCCCACTGTTCTGCTCCATGAGTGGGTTGAGGTAATAACGCCAGAGAGAAAATATGTGCCTAGTTTCTCCTTATCTTTCTACTCCCTCATTCCAGACTTTGGCTGATCCAGGGTCAGTATACCCATAAAACATAGTCACACATATCTACAAGTACACAATACCTACACACCTCTCCCTTCAGGTTTAGCCTGGATCCTCTAGTAGAGGGGTAGAGGTTACATGGAGGACCTGGCTGCAGGCAGCCCACCGGGCATCATAGGAATAGGAGATCAGAGAGGGAGAGCTGGCCATGAAGTGCCAAGTGTGGCTCTGATCTATGTTATTAAAGCTGGATTGTTCAGCTCTCAGTGCTTTTGTCTGGGTGACTTGTGTGTGTGGGAGAAGGGGATGAACTGAAGATGGGGAAAGCGGAATGTGAAC
This window contains:
- the VPS25 gene encoding vacuolar protein-sorting-associated protein 25; this translates as MATSFEWPWQYRFPPFFTLQPNVDTRQKQLAAWCSLVLSFCRLHRQSSMTVMEAQESPLFNNNKLQRKLPMESIQIVLEELRKKGNLEWLDKNKSSFLIMWRRPEEWGKLIYQWVSKSGQNNSVFTFYELTNGDDTEDEEFHGLDEATLLRALQALQLEHKAEIITVSDGRGVKFF